The following proteins are co-located in the Mus caroli chromosome 7, CAROLI_EIJ_v1.1, whole genome shotgun sequence genome:
- the LOC110297796 gene encoding uncharacterized protein LOC110297796 — MLLGRFRGTGGLAETQRRPGQRPACAAWCNQNGAHRLPTSFIPSLQTNTEPRGKLCKQRSAPVAFRGATAARHAGSPSSRHLPPTVGQARQLLPTATRIPRSWQRQAAGRSRVQGRRRIPGYKRRRQRARPAAAVGRLKTSEHRLELGLLPLGLELEAGGWDQGWGGTDARGARPGSRGRPRVAITSMQPPSCLLAPPPVERFLDTWV; from the coding sequence ATGTTACTTGGGCGCTTCAGGGGGACAGGCGGGCTCGCCGAGACACAGAGGAGACCCGGGCAGAGGCCCGCGTGCGCTGCCTGGTGCAACCAGAACGGCGCTCACCGCTTGCCAAcgtctttcattccttccttacAGACAAACACTGAGCCCCGGGGGAAGCTCTGCAAGCAGAGAAGCGCCCCAGTCGCCTTTCGGGGGGCTACTGCAGCGAGACACGCGGGCTCCCCATCTTCCCGTCACCTACCTCCCACAGTGGGGCAGGCGCGACAGCTGCTGCCCACGGCCACAAGGATCCCAAGGAGCTGGCAAAGGCAGGCGGCTGGGCGCTCCAGGGTGCAGGGAAGGAGGAGAATCCCCGGTTACAAGCGCAGGCGACAGAGAGCCAGGCCCGCAGCCGCAGTGGGGCGCCTGAAGACGTCGGAGCACCGGCTGGAGTTGGGGCTGCTGCCGCTGGGGTtggagctggaggctggaggctgggacCAGGGCTGGGGCGGGACTGACGCACGGGGCGCACGCCCGGGCTCACGTGGCCGTCCCCGGGTGGCCATCACCTCCATGCAGCCGCCGAGTTGTCTTCTGGCTCCCCCGCCTGTTGAACGCTTCCTAGACACCTGGGTCTAA